A window of the Oncorhynchus mykiss isolate Arlee chromosome 15, USDA_OmykA_1.1, whole genome shotgun sequence genome harbors these coding sequences:
- the LOC110489704 gene encoding translocon-associated protein subunit alpha isoform X1, with the protein MVQFLPKVLLLVLLAFPAMIIMKGPLVAAQDATEDEEAADEDAVDDVDVNTEDEDDEAEVEDDENTELTEEKEEEEAVGGEVNASPNADTTILFVKGDGRDFPANDIVKFLMGFTNKGSDNFVVESLDASFRYPQDFQFYIQNFTALQLGIVVPAGRQATFEYSFIPAEPMGGRPFGLVINLNYKDSNGNTFQDAVFNQTVTITEREDGLDGETIFMYVFLSGLGLLVVVGLHQLLESRKRRRPAAKVEMGTSSHNDVDMSWIPQETLNQIMQSRRDKASPKRSPRKRTQKRTAGSDE; encoded by the exons ATGGTACAATTTCTACCTAAAGTGCTTTTGCTGGTATTACTAGCTTTCCCGGCAATGATTATCATGAAAG GGCCATTGGTGGCAGCCCAGGATGCTACTGAGGATGAGGAGGCAGCTGATGAAGATGCTGTGGATGATGTTGATGTGAACACagaggatgaggatgatgaggCCGAAGTTGAAGATGATGAAAACACAGAATTG ACGGAAgaaaaagaagaggaggaagccGTAGGAGGAGAAGTGAATGCCTCCCCCAATGCTGACACCACTATCCTCTTTGTCAAGGGAGACGGTAGGG ACTTCCCAGCCAACGACATTGTGAAGTTCCTGATGGGCTTCACCAACAAGGGAAGTGACAACTTTGTGGTGGAGTCCCTGGACGCATCCTTTCGCTACCCACAGGACTTCCAGTTCTACATCCAGAACTTCACAGCCCTGCAGCTGGGCATAGTGGTGCCAGCTGGGCGCCAGGCCACCTTCGAGTACTCCTTCATCCCAGCCGAGCCCATGGGCGGGCGCCCCTTCGGCCTGGTCATCAACCTCAACTACAAAGACAGCAAC ggtAACACATTCCAGGATGCTGTGTTCAACCAGACAGTGACCATCACCgagagagaggatggactggATGGAGAGAC GATCTTCATGTATGTGTTCCTGTCTGGTCTGGGCCTGCTAGTGGTGGTAGGCCTTCATCAGCTGCTGGAGTCCAGAAAG AGGAGGAGACCAGCTGCTAAGGTGGAGATGGGCACGTCCAGCCACAACGACGTGGACATGAGCTGGATTCCCCAGGAGACCCTTAATCAGATCA TGCAGAGTCGGCGAG ACAAGGCCTCCCCCAAACGGTCTCCCCGCAAGAGGACACAAAAGCGCACGGCTGGTTCGGACGAGTGA
- the LOC110489704 gene encoding translocon-associated protein subunit alpha isoform X4 yields MVQFLPKVLLLVLLAFPAMIIMKGPLVAAQDATEDEEAADEDAVDDVDVNTEDEDDEAEVEDDENTELTEEKEEEEAVGGEVNASPNADTTILFVKGDDFPANDIVKFLMGFTNKGSDNFVVESLDASFRYPQDFQFYIQNFTALQLGIVVPAGRQATFEYSFIPAEPMGGRPFGLVINLNYKDSNGNTFQDAVFNQTVTITEREDGLDGETIFMYVFLSGLGLLVVVGLHQLLESRKRRRPAAKVEMGTSSHNDVDMSWIPQETLNQINKASPKRSPRKRTQKRTAGSDE; encoded by the exons ATGGTACAATTTCTACCTAAAGTGCTTTTGCTGGTATTACTAGCTTTCCCGGCAATGATTATCATGAAAG GGCCATTGGTGGCAGCCCAGGATGCTACTGAGGATGAGGAGGCAGCTGATGAAGATGCTGTGGATGATGTTGATGTGAACACagaggatgaggatgatgaggCCGAAGTTGAAGATGATGAAAACACAGAATTG ACGGAAgaaaaagaagaggaggaagccGTAGGAGGAGAAGTGAATGCCTCCCCCAATGCTGACACCACTATCCTCTTTGTCAAGGGAGACG ACTTCCCAGCCAACGACATTGTGAAGTTCCTGATGGGCTTCACCAACAAGGGAAGTGACAACTTTGTGGTGGAGTCCCTGGACGCATCCTTTCGCTACCCACAGGACTTCCAGTTCTACATCCAGAACTTCACAGCCCTGCAGCTGGGCATAGTGGTGCCAGCTGGGCGCCAGGCCACCTTCGAGTACTCCTTCATCCCAGCCGAGCCCATGGGCGGGCGCCCCTTCGGCCTGGTCATCAACCTCAACTACAAAGACAGCAAC ggtAACACATTCCAGGATGCTGTGTTCAACCAGACAGTGACCATCACCgagagagaggatggactggATGGAGAGAC GATCTTCATGTATGTGTTCCTGTCTGGTCTGGGCCTGCTAGTGGTGGTAGGCCTTCATCAGCTGCTGGAGTCCAGAAAG AGGAGGAGACCAGCTGCTAAGGTGGAGATGGGCACGTCCAGCCACAACGACGTGGACATGAGCTGGATTCCCCAGGAGACCCTTAATCAGATCA ACAAGGCCTCCCCCAAACGGTCTCCCCGCAAGAGGACACAAAAGCGCACGGCTGGTTCGGACGAGTGA
- the LOC110489704 gene encoding translocon-associated protein subunit alpha isoform X2 has translation MVQFLPKVLLLVLLAFPAMIIMKGPLVAAQDATEDEEAADEDAVDDVDVNTEDEDDEAEVEDDENTELTEEKEEEEAVGGEVNASPNADTTILFVKGDDFPANDIVKFLMGFTNKGSDNFVVESLDASFRYPQDFQFYIQNFTALQLGIVVPAGRQATFEYSFIPAEPMGGRPFGLVINLNYKDSNGNTFQDAVFNQTVTITEREDGLDGETIFMYVFLSGLGLLVVVGLHQLLESRKRRRPAAKVEMGTSSHNDVDMSWIPQETLNQIMQSRRDKASPKRSPRKRTQKRTAGSDE, from the exons ATGGTACAATTTCTACCTAAAGTGCTTTTGCTGGTATTACTAGCTTTCCCGGCAATGATTATCATGAAAG GGCCATTGGTGGCAGCCCAGGATGCTACTGAGGATGAGGAGGCAGCTGATGAAGATGCTGTGGATGATGTTGATGTGAACACagaggatgaggatgatgaggCCGAAGTTGAAGATGATGAAAACACAGAATTG ACGGAAgaaaaagaagaggaggaagccGTAGGAGGAGAAGTGAATGCCTCCCCCAATGCTGACACCACTATCCTCTTTGTCAAGGGAGACG ACTTCCCAGCCAACGACATTGTGAAGTTCCTGATGGGCTTCACCAACAAGGGAAGTGACAACTTTGTGGTGGAGTCCCTGGACGCATCCTTTCGCTACCCACAGGACTTCCAGTTCTACATCCAGAACTTCACAGCCCTGCAGCTGGGCATAGTGGTGCCAGCTGGGCGCCAGGCCACCTTCGAGTACTCCTTCATCCCAGCCGAGCCCATGGGCGGGCGCCCCTTCGGCCTGGTCATCAACCTCAACTACAAAGACAGCAAC ggtAACACATTCCAGGATGCTGTGTTCAACCAGACAGTGACCATCACCgagagagaggatggactggATGGAGAGAC GATCTTCATGTATGTGTTCCTGTCTGGTCTGGGCCTGCTAGTGGTGGTAGGCCTTCATCAGCTGCTGGAGTCCAGAAAG AGGAGGAGACCAGCTGCTAAGGTGGAGATGGGCACGTCCAGCCACAACGACGTGGACATGAGCTGGATTCCCCAGGAGACCCTTAATCAGATCA TGCAGAGTCGGCGAG ACAAGGCCTCCCCCAAACGGTCTCCCCGCAAGAGGACACAAAAGCGCACGGCTGGTTCGGACGAGTGA
- the LOC110489704 gene encoding translocon-associated protein subunit alpha isoform X3, with translation MVQFLPKVLLLVLLAFPAMIIMKGPLVAAQDATEDEEAADEDAVDDVDVNTEDEDDEAEVEDDENTELTEEKEEEEAVGGEVNASPNADTTILFVKGDGRDFPANDIVKFLMGFTNKGSDNFVVESLDASFRYPQDFQFYIQNFTALQLGIVVPAGRQATFEYSFIPAEPMGGRPFGLVINLNYKDSNGNTFQDAVFNQTVTITEREDGLDGETIFMYVFLSGLGLLVVVGLHQLLESRKRRRPAAKVEMGTSSHNDVDMSWIPQETLNQINKASPKRSPRKRTQKRTAGSDE, from the exons ATGGTACAATTTCTACCTAAAGTGCTTTTGCTGGTATTACTAGCTTTCCCGGCAATGATTATCATGAAAG GGCCATTGGTGGCAGCCCAGGATGCTACTGAGGATGAGGAGGCAGCTGATGAAGATGCTGTGGATGATGTTGATGTGAACACagaggatgaggatgatgaggCCGAAGTTGAAGATGATGAAAACACAGAATTG ACGGAAgaaaaagaagaggaggaagccGTAGGAGGAGAAGTGAATGCCTCCCCCAATGCTGACACCACTATCCTCTTTGTCAAGGGAGACGGTAGGG ACTTCCCAGCCAACGACATTGTGAAGTTCCTGATGGGCTTCACCAACAAGGGAAGTGACAACTTTGTGGTGGAGTCCCTGGACGCATCCTTTCGCTACCCACAGGACTTCCAGTTCTACATCCAGAACTTCACAGCCCTGCAGCTGGGCATAGTGGTGCCAGCTGGGCGCCAGGCCACCTTCGAGTACTCCTTCATCCCAGCCGAGCCCATGGGCGGGCGCCCCTTCGGCCTGGTCATCAACCTCAACTACAAAGACAGCAAC ggtAACACATTCCAGGATGCTGTGTTCAACCAGACAGTGACCATCACCgagagagaggatggactggATGGAGAGAC GATCTTCATGTATGTGTTCCTGTCTGGTCTGGGCCTGCTAGTGGTGGTAGGCCTTCATCAGCTGCTGGAGTCCAGAAAG AGGAGGAGACCAGCTGCTAAGGTGGAGATGGGCACGTCCAGCCACAACGACGTGGACATGAGCTGGATTCCCCAGGAGACCCTTAATCAGATCA ACAAGGCCTCCCCCAAACGGTCTCCCCGCAAGAGGACACAAAAGCGCACGGCTGGTTCGGACGAGTGA